CCGCCCACCGCAAGGGATCGACCACGAAGGGCGGCCACCTCCTCTTCCAGCGCGAAGGTCCGCGCCGGGGCGATCTCCCGGACAAAGGCCCCGGTCTCCCCGATGTCGTGCCGCACACGCCGGCAACCGATGTGGGGGTTGGCGTACTCCAGGATATAGGTCAACCGGAGCGAAGGCGCGGGGAAGGCGGCGACAAAACGGTCGCCTGCCGGGTCATCGACCACAAGGGGCATCGCAATGGCGAGTTCCTCCGGCTTCTCCCGGTCGGTTTCGCACAGCCCCGCTTCGCGAAAGGCCTGGACAAAGGGCAGGGCGCTCCCGTCGAGGATGGGGATCTCCCCGCCGCGGATCTCGATATCGGCATGGTCCACGCCCAGTCCGGTCAGTGCGGCGAGGAGGTGTTCCACGGTACGCACCCGACGGCCGCCGGAGAACACCAGCTCCGTTCCCCGCTCGGCATGGGGCATCCCGGCCTCCCCCAGTGTGCAGCGCATCTCGCCGAATCGGAAGGCAATGCCGGGTCCCGTTGGGGGCATCACGGTCACCGTGGACGCTCCACCGCTGTGCACCCCGATGCCCCGGAGGGTGACGGGCCTGCAGAGCGCTACTCCCCGCACGACTCCCCGCCTTTCAAACGTTTCAGTTCCGCCTCCAGCTGGCGCAGTCGCCTGGAGAACTCCGGCAAACGCCGGATATGGGCCCTGGCCCGATGGTCCACCCAGTGGTCCCTGGCCGGGAAGCCGGAAAGGGTGAGCCCCTCGGGGGTGTCTTTCATGACCCCCGACAGGGCGGTCACGGATGTGCCGCTCCCCACACGCACATGCGGCGCCGTGCCGCTGCGGGCCGCCATCACCACGTCGTCGCCCAGCTTCGAGCTTCCGGCAAGAC
This genomic stretch from Synergistales bacterium harbors:
- the lpxC gene encoding UDP-3-O-acyl-N-acetylglucosamine deacetylase, which produces MRGVALCRPVTLRGIGVHSGGASTVTVMPPTGPGIAFRFGEMRCTLGEAGMPHAERGTELVFSGGRRVRTVEHLLAALTGLGVDHADIEIRGGEIPILDGSALPFVQAFREAGLCETDREKPEELAIAMPLVVDDPAGDRFVAAFPAPSLRLTYILEYANPHIGCRRVRHDIGETGAFVREIAPARTFALEEEVAALRGRSLAVGGALDNALVVGEDGPLNPGGFRMEGECVRHKMLDLLGDLALLGRGLKAHVVACRAGHGTHRRLVSRLRRLTGRR